TTTTTTGGTAACAAATGTAAATATTACCATTAACAACCAAACCAATACACCTAAAGAGCACCCAACTCCACAACTACCTTCTAGGAAAGGGATGGATGAGTTAAGCCTCCAATATATCTCCTAATTACATGAAAAACTGTTGAATTAAAGAGCCACATCTTTGGTCTTTCCTAGTCTTTCTAACCATATCTAACCTAACACTGAAACTTAGGTTGATCTGTGTATTGTTGCATCTGTAGTCACACCACATGATATGTCCATTTATCATTGgttttattataatcataaatGTTAGAGCATATACTTGTCCTTATTGGTCGTGtaagaatttttaaaaggaTTTATAATGTCCTGGGTCACTCCACTAATAGTGTCACAGTTTTGAGTTTGATGCTCACATTTAGTTCATACAATATTATAACAAGCCTAAGTAAGCCCATTTCACAACCATCTTCTCTCTACCTAGGGTATTGCTCTGGTCTTCTCTTTCAAACTCAAACCATCAAGCCGCTTTGGGATTCTCTCAATTTAGTTCAATCCATCGAGCCACTAACTTTGCTCCACCACCCACTCCTTAGTCTGTTAAGcctactctctctctctctctctctcatccGCTACTAGAAATAGAGTTTTTCCCACCGCGAATCAATGGGAAATTAGTGCTATAAAACATGATTTTCCCACTGAACCAACTCCATGGGAGTTTGGATGGTAGGAAACAAATTCTCGCTGGAACAACTGGGAAGCTTCCTATTTTTACGCTACTCTTCTTTTCTCGCTGATTCTATCAAAATATTTGTATGAATAGCCACTAAACAAATTTCAGTGGAAAAATAGTGGTTTTTTAGTAGTTATCTCCAGGCCCACTTCATCTTATTGAGCATACTCTCTAGAGTCTCTCCTACTGCACATCCACCCTCATCCTACTCCTACAAAAGATCCACTCttcaaacaaatattaaaaaggaAGTTTTCAATTCACGTGTAACGTGAGAGAGTGTTGGAGCACACTTGTCCCTCATCGGTTATGTGTTATATAAGGGTTCCCTAAGTAGTTTATAAAGCCGTGAGCCGCTCCACTCATTGCCATAAGGTTTTGAATTGTATGCTCAGATTATGTTGGAGAGAGACATTCTATCAGGTTATCCTAGAAAGCAACAATAGAGAAGACACGTCATCTCTAGCCTTGACCAAAATCAAAGCAGCAGGTTAGAGTGTCTAAAGGAGAAACGAAATTGATTTGATCAAGACAGGTGAATCCATGATTTGAACTTAATGGAATCGAGTTCAAAATTCAACCACAAACCATTTGGTTTACTGGGTTCAGAATCTATTATTTGTACCTATTTAGTGaattattcttatatatatacatacccTGAGCTAATGCTACTGGATTCAGATGAACTCATAATTCTAACACAACATCAGCCGCTGGATCAGGAGACATGACCAAATCCTGTCTGATTTATAACACATAGAAATGCCAGAGGATTGACGAGAACCacctctctcttctctctctctctctctctctctctctctctctctctctctctctatatatatatatatatatatatatatatttctggCAAGAGGAGTGGAAAAGGATGTAAGATGCTTACATAGGTAAAAGAATATCCTACGAATTCTAGCTAGGTAGATAATGAGCGACATAAACAACTTCTAAGAGAATTAAGGACTAAATTTTGGTTGGTGTTCTCCATGTTATCCAGTAGTTATGCTTTAACTAGATCAGTTCTAAAATATTCCGAACTGTGTCCCCCTCCAGGGCTCCCTGGATAGGAATAAAATCAAGGAGAAGTATTAGCATTAACTCATTTCCTATGCTCCATAAGAATGTGATGCTAAGTCATCTCATTTATGCATTACCTCCGCAATTGTTCTGTATCATAAACCTGTCCTTATGAAAGCTTTACTGGTCTGCAGAGATATTTATGTGGGGACAGGATACATTTAATACTTGAAATGTTGCAGTGTTGCATCCACAAGGCCATAATTTTGGAAGACAATGCAAGAGGTTACTCCCTATTGCCTAGGTTTTTGAGAGGACAACCAGTAGACAGTAATTTGACTCAAAGaatatctaatatttaataGACTATGAAGAAATTCTTCCCTGTTGTTTATTACtcccaaggtaggggtaaggtttgtctacagtacactctaccctcccagACCCATTTGTGGAATTGCACCGGGTTTTTTGTTGTATATCATTCTTTCTTGAAAGATGGATCTACCAATGGAGTACTGATAAAGAGTACATCAAAGAGGCAGAAAAAGTGGGTgggggttttttttttttttttttttgggggggggggggcgcTAACAGGATTTCAAGAACTCTGGGTGAAGTTGCTTCAAACCAAAGAAAGCAAATCTAATGCATGATATGTCACTATCTTTACATCATTCCCTAACCTATCAAGCTTCCTTGAAAGCCACTAACTTGACGCATCATCAATTTTGGACTAGATCCTAAGACATTAAGAAAAGTTCAACAACCCTTGGAAGATATCCCAATTTTCTGCAAGTTTGATCTATAATTACATATCTAGTAACGCACATAAAGCTCAGACGAGCGTCAGCAAAATCACTCTTATGATAGATAAATTCATTTATCGAAATTAACAAGCACTGTCAAATGCTTATGTTCCCCTTCCACGTTAACCATCTATTAAGTGATGCTGTTATAGTGGCAGGAGTAGCTAAAGACAGTAATGGTAGAAAAAAAGAGCTTGGTGATACAGAGTACAGACAGATGTAATGGCCCAAAAACAGAAAACAATAATATAGATTCAATGGTATGGAAATAGAAGGgaataatttttatacattctttttgaagtgaagataaatatttaatttgatcttCTAAGTTAATATTATTGCACTTGCAGAGTTTACCTCTTAAATGTACAATCAAACGTAAGCGAAAGAGAATAAACATATCAATAGGTTGAAATAGTTGAACAATGACAGGGGAGGTTGTGGCTAATTCAATGACAAAGCATTCAAATATTTAGTATCATGGATACCTAAAAGCCACATACAAACATAAGATTTTCCGGAAGCACAGATATAAGGGTGTGCTGCTCACTACCTATTGGAAGGATTCGATAGTATGATGAGGGTGGCTACTCAAAACTCATGGCTGCAAGAATTCAAAGTTGGCAGTATCTCAGGGTGGATACGCAGATTCATCACTTGCTTTATGCTGATGACACTGTCATATTAAGCTAAGGAGGAGCAAATTAGAATTGTCACAATGATCTTGGTAGTCTTTTTGAGGCAGTCTCAGACTTGGCAATCAATTGGAGGAAGAGTCGTATATATCCCATCAAAGAGGTTGCAGAGATCCAGGCCATGGAAAACAATTTGGGGTGCAGAATTGAAAAACTCCCAACTGTTTACCTAAGTATGCCACTTGGAAATAACCATAAAGGGCTAGTGATATGGGATGGTATAATTGAAAAAACTGGAAGGAAACTGGCTAACTGGAAATCTCAATATCTATCTTTTGGTGGGAGAACCATTCTGATAAACTTTGTACCAGACTCTTTACCTTATGTTATGTCCCTTTTCCCTATGCCGGCCAAAGTGGAAGAAAGActtgataaattaaaatggGACTTCCTTTGGTCGGGAATAAAGGTAGGTAATAGAATACATCTTGTCAAATGGCAAACTGCTTTGCTGAGTAGAagcttgggggggggggggNNNNNNNNNNNNNNNNNNNNNNNNNNNNNNNNNNNNNNNNNNNNNNNNNNNNNNNNNNNNNNNNNNNNNNNNNNNNNNNNNNNNNNNNNNNNNNNNNNNNNNNNNNNNNNNNNNNNNNNNNNNNNNNNNNNNNNNNNNNNNNNNNNNNNNNNNNNNNNNNNNNNNNNNNNNNNNNNNNNNNNNNNNNNNNNNNNNNNNNNNNNNNNNNNNNNNNNNNNNNNNNNNNNNNNNNNNNNNNNNNNNNNNNNNNNNNNNNNNNNNNNNNNNNNNNNNNNNNNNNNNNNNNNNNNNNNNNNNNNNNNNNNNNNNNNNNNNNNNNNNNNNNNNNNNNNNNNNNNNNNNNNNNNNNNNNNNNNNNNNNNNNNNNNNNNNNNNgggggggggggggggggggtagggATCAGAAACTCGGGGTTACAAACAAGTGTTTGTTAGCAAAATGGTTGTGGAGGTTTGGAAGAGAGGACAAGTACATCCAGAACAGCCATTGGGTTTCCAATATGGTGAATATCCAGTATGCTGTCTGTCTATGAGTGGAGAACAATCAGAAATTTATGGAGTCAACTACAGCACAACATTAGATACAAAGAGGGGGATGGGACCAGGGTTCTTTTCTAAAAAGATCACTGGATTGGTCCGGGCTCTTTGATGTCTTCCTATCCAGATATATAGACCCTCAACTCTTCTCCAGATGCTATGGTAAATGAGAAATGGTCTGACAAGGGTGGAATTTAAGCTTCATAAGGTTACTAAAAGACTGGGAGATAGGGAGAGTAGCCAAGATGCTACAAACACTAGATGATTTCAAGGGTACAAATCAAGTTGATGCAATGATTTGGAAACACAATCATGATGGTATCTTGTCAGTCGGCAGATTGTAATAGGAAAGTGAAGGAACTTCCACGGGAAATCTCTGGACCATGGAGTAAGGTATGGAAGAATAAAGTTCCATGCACaacttttttttgataaaagtaaAGTTGTAATCTTCAGCATTAAAGATATGTTGGTCAGCCCTTGCACATAATTCTTAAGAAGCCACAATTGTTTGGTGATTTCAGAAACTTTTAGCTTATTAAGAACCTTTTTATGAGGTAGCTAAATTTACGAAGCATAGCAAGATTCAGTCTAGTGACCCATGAATTCCTTTAGAAACGAAGAAATAACAGAAAAAAGAATGTACCAAATCAACCAAAAAACCAACCTGAAAGTGTGAGCTGCTCAAGCAACGATTGATCCGACGAAACAAGGGAACCATACAGCGCTGAAACTCTGGAGGCTGAGTTGCTTCTAAGACCTCTTCCAGCTCACCTATGAACATTACCTCCTTTGAACTGTTTGTAATAGGCCAATATTTCAACAAACCTCTTATGACAGTATCAGCAAGCTTGCAGTCCTTTTCCACAAATTGTGTTATGCAGTAAGATAACTGCTGATGATACATTTGTACGCATTTTGGTTTGTGAAGTGGAATAAGAGCTCGAACAAGGAACAACTTGTGTTCTTCCTTTAGTGGTAGAGCAAATCCATTGATTATACTGCCCAAAATTTCTAAGAGTTCTGCTATTCCATTATGTTTCTCAGTTTCAAAAATAAACCGATAAAATATATTGTTGATTGATTTCCTAATGAATGGGCGGTGCACCATGAACTTTCCATATATGCGGTGAAGTACAGTCTTCAGGTACTCTCTTTCTCTTGGATCTTCTGAATCGAAGAGATCTAATAACCTTAGAACAAATGAGTGATCAATGTATCTCTTAGCCAATTTTGCATCAGTCTCCGGTGATGCCACAAACCTGAGAAGGAACTCATACACAATTTGTAAATGAGGCCATGCAGGGTCCATCAATGGTTCGTCATCTTCCAAGTCAAAACCTTCCAAAACTTTGTTTTCACGAGGCTGGGGAGTAGGAGGTCTGAATAAATTTGTGGATACCATCTTAATTACTTCTTGCATGACTGTTTCTGTAAATTTCCCATTTGCAGAAGTAACATAATCAACTAGCTCCACCAATGTCTGACGCTTAATCTCTTTCTCTTTCGTGTTTTTAGTTGGGTCAGAAAAGTCAAACAAGACACAACACAAGTTCAGCTTTTTGATGAACAAGTTTTGCTTCTCAGAAGCTGGTACATCCTTCAAATTAGGCAATGCCTCAACCGAGAAAACTGTTGCATGTCCATTCACCTTAGCATTTATAGCCTGTGGAAGTCTATCTCCATGATTCAGTCCTGGAGCTGAAGAACCAGTGACACCTGAAAGAGATGGAGCACTCAAATTCCCTGGTCGGGAATTAGACAAGTCACTGCTTCTTGAACTATTTGAAGCATTTGACTGAAATGCAGAAGTTCCTCCATCACGATTGTCTCCTGACTTGGATGGCTTCCGTGGGAGCCTATTGAGTATCTGTTTGATCATCACTTGAAACTATACCTTCTTCAAGTTGACCAAAATGCTTGCTGATCAAAACACTCAAATCTTAAGACACATCGTCAATCAAAAAGGTCCAAAAGCTGCAGAAATCCAATTACTTAACCAATTGAAGTGACCCACGGGGATCATGCAACTCACAAAATTCTTATCTTCACCACCCTAAACCAACATAAAATCTTCATACAATCCACAGTTACGCCTGTATAACCAAATGAATCTCCTCGTCAATTGAAATCAAGATTATAACATAAAGGGaagtaaaaatcaagaaatccCAAATATCTACTGATTTGAGTTAGTCATAGTTTCTTTGTTATATCTTGAGGAAATAAATCTATCAACTATTCTAATTTCTAACAAAaaaaccattttttttcttcaagacCATCAAGCTACTCccattaaattcataaaaagaTGTGTTCTTTATGAACCCAAATCCAGATGCAGCAAATTAACAACCCATTAATAGATAAAACATCAGAATTCAAATATCAAGATTACAATTCTGACCcaatttatgttcttttataGCAATAAAAGAGGAGAAATGTTCACCAACcttcattctttcatttatCTGAGATTCAAACAATTAATAGTGATACATCAAAGATCAAATAATGTTGAGATCTGGGCatgattttagaaaataaaaaaaaaacagatgaAACTCCTCACCAAGAAGCACCTGCAAGAGTCCAAGAAACAAACTTTAGCACAGAAAAACAGgatgaaacaaacaaaaacaaagaaaacaacaaaaacaaataattttggtGGAAAATCTATGAGCTTTTAATGCTTACATTAAGTTGTTTTTTGGTGGTGAACAAGAAAATAAAGCTGGATAGTAGGgaaaaaagattgaatttttgagAGTTTGGGTGAGTGATTTTCAAATCTGAAAACAACCCAAAACTAAGGGAAGACAGTAAGAAGAGGATGATGGATTTGAGGAAACCAAGCACTGGTTGTTGTTTCTTAGATGATGATGTGTTTGGTTTAGCAAGAATTATTGTTCTCCCCATTTTCTCTTTCCATTTTGTCTCTCAActttccacttttttttttctttttctccaactttccttttctttactaaactatactatttatttttctttttatctatttggtccatttgaattatttattttttctcacaTATTTCAACCTCAAATCCACAGATTAGTTTCtccatattaataaaataataattctccATAATTCCAGTTTGGTGCAATTTGTTATTTGACCATTTTCACCCTCAAAAGTCTATAAGAGAGTTAAGAGAATGTGAGGGTTAAAGAGGAGAGTTgaaaattctatttttcttgttttgtagAAGAAAATCGTACTCCCTCCCTTCATTTTTGAACTATACGAAATggtacaaatttaaataatgaatattaaaatttaacattgaaaaagttaaatttaaaagaagagAATGGTCAACAGATCAGgtaaaaaaagattttgtaatTGTAACTTTTTACATACACTCATGTgcaaggaaaaaaattataataatttaatatgaagATGTAATATCTCAATAAATCACTAAGTAAGAAAGATTTAATTATAATGATTTAAAGGATAACTTATCGGCTAATAAATCTAACCAAAATTGTTATATTGTCAATTCAAATAAGCGAAATAATTTGGATATAATAGTAATTCAGGCAAAGAATTGATGAAGGAGGAGGCATTAATTATCAAAcctatttttgtaaaaataatagaGAATTTATTACGcatgaaaacatatatatataaacacattactttttaaattcttgaaaaatctaaaattgaactttaaaataaaatttcaaaatgtcaTGATCATCGTATTTTTCgaacttcaacttcaaaaaaaaataaaaaattcatgatcatACACCAGTTAAAAAACTCACGaatcacaagaaaaaaaagaaaaggacacAACCCAAAGTCCAAATCCCTCTCGTTGTCATTGCGCGGTTGCTTGCCATTTATGTTTTCCCTGCTTACAACGTTTGGAATTTAGTTAACTTAAAACAACTTTGTCTCTTCAACACTTCTCTTCTTTCATTGGTTCAATCTCTATttttaatcatcatatagtagtaacattttctttttcctttttgcatAATTTAGCTCATTTTGAAtctctattttttaaaagtcagAATCATCTAACATTTtcatcatttcaaaaaaaaaaagagaaaatttgtGGCTTTGTTGCTTTTAACCccacaaaaatgaaaaagatccAAACAAgacttgaatatgaaaatttaagaaatcttttctcataaataaaaatagaaataatagaaAGGCAATGATAATAAAAATCTTCTATGGTACTTGCCTGCATATTTAAGTTATCCAACGGCAACATTACCTTCAGGATATGGCAAAACTATGGATCAGAAATTAGTCATCAGAGATAATTGGAAGACTCCTAATATTAAGATAACATATGAGCAGTCCATCTCTTTCCAATTGTAACGCTCCAACTGGCACCTCAACTATTTCATTACGACCACGTACTAGATAACTTTATCCTTCTCAAACGGATGATTTAAGATCACCTAGTGTTTTGTCTCCACGGAATTTTCCTATAACACTCTAATTATAGCACTAGAACTGTTCCTGCAGCTATGTTAACTTTGCTTTCACTATTTGCCCCAAGTATTTTTCTTCAAGTCTCTGTCAACGACCAATGGAGCAGACAACCTTTCCTCAGTTGTATTTGATTTGATGTGTGGATCACATCGAAACTGTGAGCATGTTGTTTTGTAGAAAACCATACATCTAACAGCTAAAACAAGACTTACTAAAGGAGAAAAGACCTACtgaagaaaaaacaaaactaTAATACTCAGCTACAGGAAGAACAAAAATTCATCACTGGAGGTTACTATCATTCACGGCACATTATACAGGAAGCATCAATCATCCGCAATGACACTAGCTCTGTTAGCCGACAGATAAATGTCCAAACATATAACTCGGAAAAGCAAAACAAAAAGTTCGTTATAGATAAAAAGCAACTGGACAAATAGATTCAATGGAAGGACCAAGGTTTGAGTAGTCAGAATAAACACTGTGGAACATGTAAATATTGACAATCACCGTGTAATGGAAGGTGTTTAAGAATGTCTAGAAGGGAAGGGAATTCATACATCACAATATAATCCTTTATGGACACGTTTGCTTAGTGTGAGAAATTGAAAGCTAAAACGGAATACTACAGGGATTCAAGTGCATCATGATCAAGTTCAAAGAAGGGAGACGATGACAGGAGAAACTAGAAAGATAACTACACCAACAGCTGATTAAAAAAACTTTGTACTTATAGTTGTACAATTTAAGAGACATGGAAGTTGTTTCCAAGTATAACCACACCAATGTAGGATAAAAATTTAAGTCCTTCATCAGAAAGCTGGAGTAGCTTTACACATGCCTGATAATGCATAATGAATAAGAACTAAGGGGTCTTGGAGCTGCACTATGAAGACTCAATTTTTTCCATCCATGCAGTAACTGAACAATTCTTTAGTGTCTGGAACAAATCAAGGCATGATAGTTGCTTATCGACAATATATCTTACTGTTAAACTGACAGTGTAATGAACATATCAAAGCTTAACTGCCAACAGATGTTAGCGTAGCTCACAACAGTAATAAAGCACTTTTCCCCTTCAGTTTAGAGAGTACATTACACATTTGGGGCAGTTCTGATGATCTCCTCACGAAGAGCTTTATTCTTATGAATTCAGATTCACATGGTGGGTGAACATTTGAAGATTGACAGCCTGTCAAGCTGATTTTAGAGAAATTTTGAGATGTCAAGTTCCCTCTGCTCCTCGGAATAAGAT
This window of the Solanum pennellii chromosome 2, SPENNV200 genome carries:
- the LOC107011289 gene encoding serine/threonine protein phosphatase 2A 57 kDa regulatory subunit B' theta isoform-like, with the translated sequence MIKQILNRLPRKPSKSGDNRDGGTSAFQSNASNSSRSSDLSNSRPGNLSAPSLSGVTGSSAPGLNHGDRLPQAINAKVNGHATVFSVEALPNLKDVPASEKQNLFIKKLNLCCVLFDFSDPTKNTKEKEIKRQTLVELVDYVTSANGKFTETVMQEVIKMVSTNLFRPPTPQPRENKVLEGFDLEDDEPLMDPAWPHLQIVYEFLLRFVASPETDAKLAKRYIDHSFVLRLLDLFDSEDPREREYLKTVLHRIYGKFMVHRPFIRKSINNIFYRFIFETEKHNGIAELLEILGSIINGFALPLKEEHKLFLVRALIPLHKPKCVQMYHQQLSYCITQFVEKDCKLADTVIRGLLKYWPITNSSKEVMFIGELEEVLEATQPPEFQRCMVPLFRRINRCLSSSHFQVAERALFLWNNDHVENLIKQNRKVILPIIFPALEKNARGHWNQAVQSLTLNVRKIFSDVDPELFEECLRKFEEDQAHEEEDMTKREMTWKRLEEIAAMKAASNEAVLVSHRITPNSSTG